A genomic segment from Dermacentor silvarum isolate Dsil-2018 chromosome 11, BIME_Dsil_1.4, whole genome shotgun sequence encodes:
- the LOC119432974 gene encoding adrenodoxin-like protein 1, mitochondrial codes for MIYLANKYVALISCSVIRHISMPVSVSLLHPGQLRSAPLQAQRWLRTGNKYRCEVRYEWKDPKSDDEVVNITYVRKDGSKVPVRGKVGDNLMYLAHRYGVEMEGACEASLACTTCHVYVREDYYDRLPEPDEKEEDLLDLAPFLKENSRLGCQIVLTKDLEGLEVTLPMATRNFYVDGHVPQPH; via the exons ATGATTTACCTGGCTAATAAATATGTGGCACTTATCAGTTGTAGTGTTATTAGACACATATCTATGCCTGTCAGCGTTTCCCTCTTGCATCCAGGGCAGTTGAGATCAGCTCCCTTACAGGCGCAAAGGTGGTTGCGTACGGGAAACA AGTATCgctgcgaagtgcgctacgaatgGAAGGATCCCAAGTCTGATGACGAAGT GGTCAATATTACCTACGTAAGAAAGGATGGATCGAAAGTGCCAGTACGGGGGAAGGTTGGTGACAACCTGATGTATTTAGCTCATCGCTACGGCGTCGAGATGGAAG GTGCTTGCGAAGCTTCTCTGGCGTGCACGACTTGTCACGTGTACGTGAGGGAGGATTACTACGACAGGCTACCAGAGCCCGATGAAAA AGAGGAGGACCTCCTGGACCTGGCGCCATTCCTCAAGGAGAACTCCAGGCTTG GATGCCAGATTGTGCTGACCAAGGACTTGGAAGGGCTGGAGGTGACATTGCCAATGGCGACACGCAACTTCTACGTCGACGGTCATGTGCCGCAGCCACACTAA